From the Lathyrus oleraceus cultivar Zhongwan6 chromosome 4, CAAS_Psat_ZW6_1.0, whole genome shotgun sequence genome, one window contains:
- the LOC127138028 gene encoding uncharacterized protein LOC127138028: MDISDVITDVVPLSIVLVHATPMRKAITSSSIKGKPTKVSTSSTPSITARNMNDPEPPIVVKKPMSMTSLYLDPINIGPNVDVSEDCPAVINVMENVEASGTNSKPRSVTTLSKSSVIIADRDDVDKNIRVLISQVLGIDPKLNVMSDVKTSLAQSDFNTENPIDNPDMHAPTLSPEKSQDKERSEDITNELGNKDKNIVDQSTNIVNIEGLDSDDIPIGQRLALGIAKRLRNRKGQVVGSSRTPSKSVRNKASVGPTKRWSKVVTPVSKKKSLKKKEVPSNTRESDYDVEHNIQDIIFTSRKQAYGKKIPANILEVPLDNIYFHSVENVEKWKYVYQRRLALERELGKDVF; encoded by the coding sequence ATGGATATATCTGATGTCATCACTGATGTTGTTCCCCTCTCGATTGTTCTTGTCCATGCAACTCCCATGAGAAAGGCCATAACTTCATCTTCAATAAAAGGAAAACCTACTAAAGTAAGTACCTCTTCCACTCCCTCCATAACTGCTAGAAATATGAATGATCCTGAACCCCCAATTGTTGTGAAGAAACCCATGTCCATGACTAGTCTGTATCTCGACCCCATAAACATTGGACCTAATGTTGATGTGTCTGAAGATTGTCCCGCTGTGATAAATGTTATGGAAAATGTTGAAGCTTCTGGAACCAACAGTAAACCTAGATCTGTTACTACCTTGAGTAAATCTAGCGTGATCATTGCTGACAGAGACGATGTTGATAAGAATATTCGTGTGTTGATCTCTCAAGTATTGGGGATTGACCCCAAGTTAAATGTCATGTCGGATGTCAAGACATCCTTGGCTCAATCGGATTTTAATACTGAGAACCCCATAGATAATCCTGATATGCATGCACCTACTCTGTCTCCTGAGAAATCTCAAGACAAAGAAAGGTCTGAAGATATAACTAATGAGCTGGGTAACAAAGATAAAAACATTGTTGATCAATCCACTAACATTGTTAATATTGAGGGACTGGACTCTGATGATATTCCTATTGGGCAAAGACTAGCTCTTGGCATTGCTAAAAGATTGAGGAATAGAAAAGGCCAAGTTGTTGGATCCTCTAGAACTCCCTCCAAATCCGTCAGAAACAAAGCTAGTGTTGGTCCCACTAAAAGATGGAGCAAGGTGGTGACTCCTGTATCTAAGAAGAAGTCCCTGAAAAAGAAAGAAGTTCCCTCTAATACTAGGGAATCTGATTATGATGTCGAACACAATATTCAGGATATCATCTTTACTTCTAGAAAGCAAGCCTATGGGAAGAAGATACCAGCCAATATTCTTGAAGTTCCACTTGACAACATTTATTTTCACTCTGTTGAAAATGTTGAAAAATGGAAATATGTTTATCAAAGAAGGTTAGCACTGGAAAGGGAATTGGGGAAGGATGTTTTTTAG
- the LOC127138031 gene encoding secreted RxLR effector protein 161-like translates to MDQSLYRSMIGSLLYLTASRPNIAFVLGVCARYQSEPKMSHITQVKRIMKYINGTGEYGMLYSHNANSLLIGYCDADWAGSADNRKSTYGGGCFFLGNNLISWFCKKQNSVSLSTTEAEYIAAGSSCSQLIWMNQMLEEYNIQQDVMTL, encoded by the coding sequence ATGGATCAAAGTTTGTACAGGAGTATGATTGGTAGTCTTCTTTATCTCACAGCTAGCAGACCTAACATTGCATTTGTTTTAGGagtttgtgctagatatcaatCTGAACCCAAAATGAGTCACATTACTCAAGTAAAAAGGATTATGAAGTATATCAATGGAACCGGTGAATATGGAATGTTGTATTCTCACAATGCTAACTCCTTACTAATAggatattgtgatgcagattgGGCAGGCAGTGCTGATAATAGAAAAAGCACTTATGGAGGAGGATGTTTCTTTTTGGGAaataatctcatatcttggttTTGTAAGAAGCAAAATAGTGTGTCTTTATCTACAACTGAGGCTGAATATATTGCTGCAGGAAGTAGTTGCTCTCAATTGATTTGGATGAATCAAATGTTAGAAGAATACAATATCCAGCAAGATGTGATGACATTATAA